From a single Ornithodoros turicata isolate Travis chromosome 8, ASM3712646v1, whole genome shotgun sequence genomic region:
- the LOC135366956 gene encoding cytochrome P450 20A1-like, with product MLDFAIFAVCFVIFLLVLVFYLYPGSSKQTTIPGLDPSDPKEGNAGDIVLAGGLQEFLMSLHKTHGPIASFWMGTKLVVSLGSVDLFKAQAQIFDKPADLLELYRGLAGTSSILFANGVEARKRRQNIDKVLTENLNTLFPQILQLCKEVVDRWEQLPSDQHVPTYQYMYALCMKTCTRMLFGHYFFDDKNVLEFSRAFEPCMTELEEMSNGTLADAESPRRKTFDEAAKKMRTILAKSLREHKSRKASTGSTPLLVDVLSGSGMSDDQAIDDCVTFVIKYYTLIQAMTWSIYFLATHPDLQDRIAKEADELMNTETELTPEHFLKVRSVQTAIKETLRTSIVEPWTARFQDIDVEIGGHIIPKKTPVIQALGVIMHSEQYWKLPQRFDASRFEDGKGAPAETFCPFGFAGKRQCPGRDLAMLQMSVFIVTLCRRLKLQLVENQVVTPTYTVVTKPEDEVWLLLSKRR from the exons ATGCTTGATTTCGCGATATTTGCCGTGTGCTTCGTGATATTTCTTTTGGTTCTTGTGTTCTACTTGTACCCA GGTTCgagtaagcagacgacaatacCAGGGCTCGACCCAAGCGATCCAAA GGAAGGAAATGCTGGAGATATCGTTTTAGCTGGTGGTCTGCAAGAGTTCCTGATGTCCTTGCACAAAACTCATGGTCCAATCGCATCTTTCTGGATGGGTACAAAGCTCGTAGTCAGCTTAGGGAGCGTCGATCTATTCAAGGCGCAAGCACAAATATTCGACAAGCCAG CCGATTTGTTGGAGCTGTACCGTGGTCTTGCTGGCACAAGCAGCATTCTTTTTGCTAATGGTGTGGAAGCACGAAAACGGCGTCAAAATATTGACAAGGTTCTTACTGAAAACTTGAATACGCTCTTTCCACAGATACTACAG CTTTGCAAAGAAGTAGTCGATCGTTGGGAGCAACTCCCGTCCGACCAGCATGTCCCAACATACCAGTACATGTACGCCTTGTGCATGAAGACCTGTACACGGATGCTGTTTGGACATTACTTCTTCGACGATAAAAATGTCCTGGAGTTCAGTAGGGCATTTGAGCCT TGCATGACAGAACTCGAAGAGATGTCAAATGGCACGCTGGCAGATGCAGAAAGCCCGAGAAGAAAAACTTTCGATGAAG CTGCTAAGAAGATGCGGACAATCCTAGCAAAATCCCTGCGGGAACACAAGTCACGTAAGGCGTCCACTGGCAGCACTCCCCTTCTGGTTGACGTCTTGAGCGGTTCTGGAATGTCAGACGACCAGGCAATCGATGACTGCGTGACATTTGTAATAAAGTACTATACCCTCATCCAAG CTATGACCTGGTCCATCTATTTTCTTGCGACACACCCCGACCTGCAGGACCGCATAGCGAAGGAGGCAGATGAGCTGATGAATACGGAGACGGAGCTGACACCGGAGCACTTTTTAAAAGTGAG ATCTGTTCAAACGGCCATCAAAGAGACTTTACGTACGTCCATCGTCGAACCATGGACAGCTAGATTTCAGGACATCGACGTGGAGATCGGAGGACACATTATTCCAAAgaag ACACCCGTGATACAAGCACTTGGTGTGATAATGCACTCTGAGCAGTACTGGAAACTGCCACAACG CTTTGATGCGAGCCGCTTCGAGGATGGGAAGGGTGCTCCCGCAGAGACCTTCTGCCCATTTGGATTCGCCGGAAAGCGCCAGTGTCCAGGACGAGATTTGGCGATGCTGCAGATGTCCGTCTTCATCGTGACATTGTGTCGCAGACTAAAATTACAACTGGTCGAAAACCAAGTTGTGACCCCAACCTATACGGTGGTTACCAAGCCCGAGGACGAAGTGTGGCTTCTGCTTTCTAAACGGCGGTAG